ataaaattattaaaaaaaatacaaaatatatggAACTAAACTAAAACATACGTGGTAACAATACATAAGTATACCACACTTATTCATAATGAATTCTAATAACTTATTCATAATGAATTCTAATAACTTATTCATAATGAATTCTAAGAGCAGACTAGATAtgaaagcctattataccaatgaaataattctctatgaataaattataaattaaccaacttatcCGCATatgcatttccttcacgaaaaatatgaataatctTAAACCTGAAACATGAATCATAGCTGTAAACGCAATCCAAAACAAGACATAATTCAAGACATACTGGAGTTTTTATTCTTTctcatacaatttttttatatccagATAATGCTTTGAATATGAGTATTTAAAtagctatattttttttaataacataaaatagAATCTTATGTaacatgtttttaataaataatttttaactataatttatttattttaaatttatcttctAGTAATTACTTCTTTCACAATTTTCGTTATGATTCgattattaattaattcaaaaaattgaatggtttttttatataattatatttatattgaattaTGTACTTGtataaatgataatatataatttttaaatatattattttaactcCTTAAAATTACTGATCAATACCAGTTTGTCTCATACGTATGAAATGATGTTAAATCATGGCAAAATATTATGGTGGAGGTAATTAATAACCATTTAAACTAAATATCACATTAAATACATTCTTTAGAAAGCGTGTTTATccttaatttaatttgtttcaaTCAGCtcataactttaattaaacCTCTTGTTTGGATGAGTTAATAAATGATTTCGTTAAACtgatttatgttaaaaaaaactacGAGGCTAACTATTCTATAAAgtatttttaacttatttttataaactaaatatagATTAatgatttgttatttttaatatttttgcaatataattttaatatattgattatttagttacttttaatttttaaaataacgcAAAATCGTAGAAgtgtttatatattaataatacattCATACATTTTAAACaatcataacataaaaaaaaaaaaaaaaacattgttgaTGGGACCTATGAATTAATAAAAAGTGGACTTAGAAAGAAAAAGCAATAGCACATGCCGAATTTATGAACAAAGATTAGGTGTGCTAATCATCTTCAATcatattttaggttgattctAATGTGAATTAATATACAACCTCCCAAATCAAACTAAAATTCGGTTCCTGTTTGTTGCTATGTTAATTCCCATTCACAACtcaatttctttattttcacAAAAATCTGTTGGACAAGGCTGTGCCTCATGTCATTTTTTTTACCTCCTTAATTTCTTTTCCATAACTACATAACTCATAAAGAAGGATCTTATAAAGAGGGTAAAGAGAGACCGATTTAAGAAGGGGAAACATGAGAATATTTTAGGTTGGATAATGATATATTAAAACCCACATTTTTATACAATCACATTATAActctcaatattattatttaaatattttttttatattatttaattataaacttatactttattatatatatatttatttttaaatctattacataaaaaattatatacaatgtCAAActattattttccttttatttttattttccttttatctTTTAGACACCCCTTGAATATGTAAAGGAAACAATGAGGTGAAAAAAGAAATGATATGTGACTTGggttttttcttcttgcacctttaTAGTTTTTTCTTGCACCctatacttttttaaaaataaaaataatttttattttattaatgttttcttattttagaATGGTTCATCTGAAAAAActgtaatttatataattttgggTTTAGGTGATTTCCATATTAGAAATATCTTCACTATAattcagaatatttttttaaaagaaaaatacattcccaattatgaattttgaaaaataattttgaatatgaaagtgttttccagattttttaatctaaagattttgaaaatgtAACATCTTATATTTATCCATATATAATAGACaacagtaaaataaaaaatatctaactaataaataaacatatactactttatcatatttatcatattttatctAAAAAGATATTCATCTTCATAAggatttaatatataaacaaaagttTACAAACATTTAACATAAAAACATATGTTTCTCTAGCTGCTCATTGAGGACCTCTCTTACCTGCAACTTCATCCAATTTTATGTGCTCCCATGTAAATTAACACTATCATCACAGATTAAtgaaaaacaaacacaaatcaaaacacagggtaagctagctatttTTAAGACTTGTATATTGAAATTAGAATTCTGAGAcatgcacctgtcatactactagTTGTGAATCCACACAACCATGCGCATaaacatctcaatatctcatcatctagtatgacagggtaaattcatatgaccCGAAATAccatattatatttcaaaccaTAAACAAAGTCATATGAATCTCCATTGACTTTCAACaattgaataacttcatctatgtaaaatttaattcgaaagatataaatagaaaaaatacaattttttttatcgtaGAATAAATAATGTATTCTTTAAGAACAAAATCGTTTGGTGTGATTTATAGAGGTGACAGGAAGAAAAGGATAATTGTGTTAAAGAAAGACGAGCCCAATAGAGGCGTTTGATGGTACTGAGAAGGAGCCCAGCCCATTTGGGAAACAGCTTGCGGAATTGAACTGTGGCGGTGGTGTTGCATGAAGGAAGAGATGAGATAGAGCAGAGAGAGAGTAGTGAAATTGCAGGTACCATGAAGTTGTCGTTGTCGTTGTCCCTGCCCCTGGCGTCCCTCTGTAAAGCCCCCAGCTTTTTGAACCCTCCAACCAGCTTTCTGCAAAAGGGCCACCTAAACAGCCTCAGAGGAAGCACCAAATGGAACCCTTGTAACGGAAGAAGAGCAGGGATCGTGTGCGGGTTGCCGTTGCCGGTTGATCCATGGGCACCCACCATTGATTCACAGAGCATAGCTTCTCAGCTTTTCGCGTTCTCTTTGTTTCCCTACATCGGATTCTTATACTTCATTACCAAGTCCAAGACCGCTCCAAACCTCACCCTTTTTGGCTTCTACTTCCTGCTCGCCTTTGTCGGCGCTACAAGTCAGTTTCTCTCTCCGTGTCTCTTTCGTTGCTTCAATTCTACTACCCTATCTGATTTCatatgttttcaatcttttttgtCATGGCTCCGCGAAATTGAACAGTACCAGCTGGAATTTACGGTGAGTTTTAAGTTAATTTCTTCAAAAATGATGCTAAATTTAAAGAAGATGGGTGTGTGATTTGTGTTCCTTACTACAGCCAAGGTGCATTATGGAACTTCTTTGTCCAATGTCGACTGGTTACATGGCGGGGCTGAGTCGCTTCTAACTCTCACTAACTTGTTCATTGTGTTGGGCCTCAGAGAGGGTCTCAGAAAAATTGGAAATTCACGAGACGATGAAACTTCATCTACTCCTAATTCAAGCTTGGAGGAGTAAAAGAAGGAACACCGGTTTATATTTGAAGTAATTtgttgttaatattgttagatCAGTCTGTAATTAAATCGTTAATTGGAATGGAATGGAACATTAAAGACGGGGCTTTGGGTTGTACCAAATAGCAATGCAAATTTGGAGCTCCTATTAACTTGAAAGTACATTCTACTAATTGCTAAACTGTGCCAAAATTGTAATTCTAATATTGACTAAAAGCAATGACATTTATAAGTGCTGCAGTTGctgatttattataaaattctacATCTGTCTGGAATTGTCCTATTTTAGGAAGACTATATGCTTATAGTGTTCCATTCAGGAGAAAAATCCTGGGGTGTTGAAAGGGAAATTCGGGTCAATTTCCGCTGGATCAAGTGAGAAATTGAAATCGGGAATTGGAGAATTGGTTGCTGATGTGTTGGTGGAAATGATCTCGTTAATATCTGATTCTGAATAACGCTTGTTGTAGATTCCATCAAACTCATTAATCTGGAAAGTTGGAGATGGTAAATAGTTCGATTCTGGTGTTGTTGGAGATAACAGGTACGTTTGGTATTGATCGCTCAAGAAGTACTCATTCTCAAGGGTCAAAGGAATAAAGCTGTGGTTGTATTGTTTCATGCATCCAGATGAAGTCGAAGGGAAAGTGAAAGGATATGCCGTATCTCCATTGTCTAGTTTTTCTGTGTTGACAGACATGATGTTTCTGAACTTCGGAAGGCTTTCTTGTGATGCCTGTGCATGGTGAATGTCAATGTTATGAATGTGTGTCTTCTCTTGTTTGTCTGGTGACTTAGGTGGCAAAACAGTGTTGTTTCCTTGAGAACAGGTATGCTTTCCTCTGTAGGTTATGTCGAATATTGTGGGATCTTCATCTGATCTCTGCACTTGCTTCGTGGCCCAACAGCCCTGTGTGTTGCGGAAGGTGCACCTATAGTAACTTCTGCAAGTGATACAATGGGTTGTGAATTAGAAGGTGCCCTTGGTCAAGTCAATTTTATCcttaattatatttatcattATCTTCTAAAGCATGATTACTGGAAATCCCCTCACCTGGGATATTTGGCTCCGAGGATGTCTTTTTGACCATATTTTCTCCAGTTGTAGCCATCTTCTTGTGGCCCTTCAAGGCCACTATCACAGCTCACTCTTACATGATCCATCCATTTGGGCGTTATCTTTCTGaagtcaataaaaaataaataatttgttaggATTTTAAGTATAATAATCAGACATAGTTTATGTTTTATGTGGCAGAAAACTGCTACCAAGGCTGTCTAGTAATATTCACCTTTTCTTTGCATCATGTTGAATTTCTTTGTGATCCTTGATGGCCCCATCAACATCCTCACTCAGAGGACTTCCATGGACAGATATTGGGGACTCTGGTAACAAAGTTGCAGTCGCTTGACTCGTGGCCTGCAACTCAGAAATTGGTGCATTGCACCTTAGAATGAGTAGAGCCTTTTCATAAGAAGATACTATCCTCTGCACCAGCATATCTCTCGAGTCAACTGAATACGGCATCCTCAAGTCTTCCTTCAACTTCCTTGCTAGCTCCATCCCCTGAATTAACTCATTGATGAGTGTGTTCTGCTCCCAGCTCCATTCACTCTCCATTTTGTGTTGTTTATAATAATAGTGACAATGATAGGAGATGACAGTGCTTGATGTTTATCTCATGCCCAACAGTCTCACTTCTACTCTGGAAAGGCACTTGGATCTAGAACCAATAGTTTCTTTTTCTGCAGTAGAGTTTGAAGCTGAAGAAATTTGTGAAGTGGTGAAGTATTATAGTAAACAATGACCATGGACGTAGCCAGAATTAGGATTTGTGGTTTGACGTGGAGGAGGAAATCCAAATGAGGTTAAGGTATGGTTTTTTTGGGGTGAATGAAGTCCTTGTATATAAAGGGTGGTTTGAGTTGGAAAAAAGGAGCAAAAGGTTGGAGAGTTGAAAGTCCAAGTTTGACTGAGAAAAGCGAGTTTTTCAGCTGAGACCGATATTTGGTCAGTGGAAAGTGTGGAGAATAGGAAATCTGACCGAGTCCACCTCATCTGGTTAAGTTATTATTGGTTAATGATATTTTGATGTTCCTGCGAGGTATGATTTAATTATTGAAGAATTTTAGTGAAGAGAGGGACCAGAACACAGAATTTTCAAACCTCATCAACTCAATTTCTTGCTTCATTTTCTCTCACCATTCGCCTAAGTCAACATAAAATACATACACACTTTCATACTCTTTGCTTCTTGCCTTCATGCCAAATGCTCTCAATCATCAAATATcttattattcaatttttttattttttttttatgttaattactTCAAAACATTTTTCTCCATCTATTAGGTTTCTTTAAGTGTAAACAAGTTTCGATATCTTGAGTAACCAGGGCTAATTTTGTGAAGGAGAAAAATGTGATTCTTTGCCAATCATAAATAATCAGGTTTCCGACATGGATAGATATTTCACACTTCACACATGATAGCAAAAAACTTCTGTATGTacatataaagaaaaagaaaaggattcACATGAGAATTATATATTTTGCAAACTTTcctaataactttttttaaaaagggaatttgttgaatctaataataataatgcaaTTTTTAAAGATGTATTATTAAAATCAGACAATGAAGGGTTAAATACTGTTTAAATTAttagaaattttttatatttgatttatcaATGAAAATTCTTAAATGAATGGTtagattaataaattttaatataattataagcATAGGGGTATGACAGGCTCATTacgtaaaaaaatatgaattctaaTAAATTTAACTCATCATTTTAGTTTGTTAAAATAGTAATATAGCAAAGTACTGAACACTTATTTTTCTGAATAATTTGTTTAGAACATAAATTTTGTAAGTGTATCCATTGAAACGTTATGATAATAAGGCATGCTAAATTATTGATAAATTGATACTTTAGATTATGTAATATTGTAACcatacttatattttaaaaactatattacacgttagaataaattaaattggatttaaaaaatagttttaaaattattaagttTTCTACACACATATTTAACAGCAACTATGATACCTTTAGAGTATATTAATGAAGTTTAATACTATTCTGGTAAAACAAGTTTATATTACTTATGAATGAAGCTGAAAAACCccttttttatcttaatttacTGAGAGATATTTTAGGGTGTGTTtgtagaaagaaagaaaaaagtgagTAGAGATGACAAAATATACTCGAATTCTACATAcatctaaaataaatatcagTAACTGTcgagtaaatattttttttactatatcaatacatattaaatttattatacaaaatataataatttatctatgcaaataattatttttataatttaaattataaaatgattgtattagtaaattattttaaaaatatttttacgcACTTAAGGTTATATATTCTTGAAGTTACATTTGATTTAATGttacattttaattattaattcaaattagtatattatatattttaaattactaattAATACTTAGATTTCAAACATCTTAACTTACGTATAAGTCTAAATAATTAAgtacaatttttttgaaatacaCTTAACacaacaaaaatagaaaatattaatattaaataacataacGCCAGATCATCATTCTTAATGACGATGGTTCCTCAATTTTTCTACTAAAACGCATCATAAGTATGATaagaaaatatttgattttttttttagaaattaagaaaataactttaaaaactAATAGATTGCGGCTAGTTCCTGttttttataagtttaaaatataagacGTGTTTCTATGAATTTTAGACAAAAGGTTTTGAAGTTCATAAATGGTGGCAATTgtatttaaagttatattttaaatattatgaaatagaaaactaaattttagtttattaattttttaaattattaattggTTACTTAGATCAATTGGTGAAAGCTTCTTTTGGGTTGTATATAAGGTTTAAGGGGTTGATATGCAACTTTCTTGGTTGCATATGGGGTTTTAGGAGAAAAATACGTGCTTATGGAAGTTTGAGATGGTTCTGCTTTCttatataaaacaataaaattcatcgatattatgatattttaaatataaaaaatgtcaatattcaagtttaaaatttaatagaATCTTCTAAATCTATTTTATTGtgtcatatattaatatattgttCCGGTGGTGTTGTAAATAGAGTCTCATATAGCTTagatttaaagttaaaaatttatattttgtaatcCTATTGACTTAAACATATCAGAAAGTCTTTTGTAAGTGCACATTACGGAGTTTTCATCGAGTTGCACTTCTCGAACTTTTTAggttttatttatgatttataataaataatatcattgaatttatatatttagaattttttatattttattttattaataataattttgtttcattaGCTTTTGAATTAAATAGACTAAACTAGAAAAAAACTGTAATTATAAATATGTCCAAAACCAAAAGCTTGATAAATTTGTTCGAAACTAAAAGCTTTCTTTCTCACATACTTACATGAGTAACTTCTGAATTCAAACCCAAACATCATTATCTATTTGTTAGCATTTgctttctattattttttaaggttTAAATGGAAATGATGCATGCTTTCCATAGAATTTGTTTGCATTGTGTTTCTTAAAGTCAACATTTGAATGTTTCATTATTATAGACTTTGAATAAAAGGGTCTACACATTCTAGCTGCCAAATTATTCACAGTTTTCCACTTTGGCTTTATTATAATTAGAATGTTCATAATTGAAAGTTAAACTCTTTTAAGTGTTCAAAACTTTTCACAAATAGAAGTCAAAAGGTAGATCATTTATCATTAATCTGAAAAATGGTTTTGATTACAccataaaatgaaatatttatttatcatagGTTTTCTATGAAAATTTGTCATAAATTTTAGTATGAATAAACTGTTGTTTTATGCATCATCTCACCCATATTAATATGCCTTTCAGCAGCTCCAATAATTGGTATGAATCAAGATGCTTCCATTCGCCTCCAATCACGCAAAAgaaatatttgttaattttacaaatttagaaaaaaattagtgATCCTTTtgctaaaatattttataattttatctttatttttactAAATAATATGAGTTTTTGTACTTTGTATTAATGAATAATGAGAAAAGAATTTTAAAactcataaataataaaagttaatttaatacattagtaaaaaaaattaaattcaactaaattacttatttttattgttacaacatatataaactttttggaaaaaaaaaacttagaagTGTCTTGTATTAAGGAGCagatgtagttttttttttaaaaaaatttgaaggCTAATTTAGGATTGCGTATGAAGGGTGACTCAAAAGTGATCACTACCAAATATACggtggtgtttttttttttcaggtttCATGGTAAATTTGTTAAcaaattcataaaaatataattttaagaaaataaaaatcgtATTTTGAAACttatgtttaaatattaaaatatttttcaaaacactatttcgatattttttttaaataaaagaaaatctaaaattaaattttaaaacacaacttcgattattttaattaaaaaataaaaacaaaatcatgTTTTACATactatttatctatttttgtgattttttcaCCCACAAAACGTAAAATAGTGCAAAGATGATACTAAAAGGAAACTTTCTTTTTAACACAAACTTGTGGtgattttttaaaagtatttctGAGATGCatataaatacaaaaaagataaaaaaaattaaatagaaattttcTAAAAGCGATTATATATGTTAGGCATAGTATATTCTAGAATTTGTGTATTTAAGTAATAAAAATGCATAAAATATGACAAATTATATTGACCGATCATATTAATTGCCCGTGTCTTTTAAGTTTTTGCTTTACGTTCTATTATTCTCAATTCATATAATATAACAACTGAGAGAAATTCATAGTAATGCATTCTTTGTACGAGTGAAATGGATTtcgaatattttaaataaatttgatccTGAATTTcgtaaatgaaaaaaaaaatgtagtaaaataattaatatcttttttGACAAAAATAAATCATTGAGAAACTCAAATGAAATTCATAATACgatatctaattatattttacttgtaatactaaaattaaaaaatacaatattaaatttattatacaaacactacaagaaaatcataaaatagaaaaatactaagaataattagttgctatgactaaattagacacaattttaaaaattaaaaaagaaaatttaaattaatttttattattgttaagtaatttttaaattgatatttaattagctaataaggttttaactaccaattatttatattctaaatttagtagcaaaattgtttgatagctaattagataccacttttaaaataataatagaaactaattttaaaattaaaagttttttttttaaattaacaattaattatttttgtttttaaaattggtttttattttattattttattttaggatgaaatgaaagataataaaaagaaaaaaaaaagtgtgagtataaattttctaatttaaataatatatatattagatgCTATGCCTCTGCTCTATTTTGTTGATCCTCTGCACGAAATTAATTTGGTACATATTCGGTGGAGAAAAAAATGCGAAAAAAAAGGTAGTGACATGATAGAATATAATATGATACGAAAACATTGCAGTATTCTTAATCCCACCAAGAAAAAGGAGATTCCATGTTTGTTCAGTGATGGAACTCAACGAAAATCAATGCATGTCTTCTTCTATATAAGAACTACTTACTCTCAAACCTTGCAAATCATCACCAACTACCAAACAAAACAACTTACTAAGAAACACCACACTTTACCACCAATGGCCTCCGCACAGTGCAACAGAACCACCCAACAAACCTACCAACAGAACTACCAACAGAAAAACCAGCACCCCTCCTTTGGTCAGAAGGTTTCTGAGCTCTTCAAAGGGCACCATAACCACCCCAATGAGGTCAAACACACCACCCAATGCTCTTCCCAAGCCAAACTGCATTCCCATTCAGGGCACCCAACCACCAAAACTGCAACACAATGCAGTTGCAACAAAACACTGACCAACACAAAAATCCAAGACACCACAAATAAGAAGGGACAGAAGAAAGGTCTGGTGCAGAATATCAAGAATCGCTTTTCAGAACGCGACGGTAGCAGCAGCAGTAgcagtgagagtgagagtgacAGTGAGAGTGACAATGAAAACTGCCGCAAGAGGAAGGCAAGTAACTTTTATATCAAATATTATATTGGTTGTGTTGTAGTGTGATGCAGTGAGTTAACTTGATTTCTGATACTTTATGCAGGACTGAAATTGAGCATGttctagtaataataataagtggAGTTGGATGATGAGGATCAGAACTCAGTCTCGGAGGGTCAATGTGTGTGATCAttgaagaaaaccaaaaaacTTTATAGATAAAAGTACTTAAAAATAAACATCAATAATGTATTTGATGAAAATAAAGCTTGTACCTTGGTTATGGTGCAAGTCTGAGATTGAgatatgttaaaaataaatgCATGTAAGTGTGATATGATCGACCTTCCCATTATGAATAAAACTCTTTGTTGTTAAATTCTTTATAGTGTCTGATTGAATAAGCCAACACAACACAGAAAAGACAAAACTTAAACCAGTACAAATCTTATTGTGTTAttctcaacaacaacaaaactcTAGAAATTTCTCTTAATATGTTAGTATAACATATTACCgaaactaaaatttaattttaattcaacaaCAACGCctacaatattaataatgtaataatatttaaattaaaaaataaattgaataatttaaaatattaatttattagattATCAAGTAAATGTTGGTTACTCTGTTTGGTCTCAACGTACACCACccgtatataaatattttattaaaatagtcACATCAAGTATATAACTCTTTCCGCTTtaacaaaaagaaatataataaaatataaatttataattaaataatatatttaacagGAGAAAAATTGTTTATGTTAACGTTCTCCCTTTTTATTGGTAGTGGTCCTTAGTGTGCAAAGCAGCATCCAGGTTCATGTTCTAGATGTTTTcttgtatata
The sequence above is a segment of the Phaseolus vulgaris cultivar G19833 chromosome 2, P. vulgaris v2.0, whole genome shotgun sequence genome. Coding sequences within it:
- the LOC137812717 gene encoding uncharacterized protein, giving the protein MKLSLSLSLPLASLCKAPSFLNPPTSFLQKGHLNSLRGSTKWNPCNGRRAGIVCGLPLPVDPWAPTIDSQSIASQLFAFSLFPYIGFLYFITKSKTAPNLTLFGFYFLLAFVGATIPAGIYAKVHYGTSLSNVDWLHGGAESLLTLTNLFIVLGLREGLRKIGNSRDDETSSTPNSSLEE
- the LOC137812716 gene encoding probable WRKY transcription factor 41 translates to MESEWSWEQNTLINELIQGMELARKLKEDLRMPYSVDSRDMLVQRIVSSYEKALLILRCNAPISELQATSQATATLLPESPISVHGSPLSEDVDGAIKDHKEIQHDAKKRKITPKWMDHVRVSCDSGLEGPQEDGYNWRKYGQKDILGAKYPRSYYRCTFRNTQGCWATKQVQRSDEDPTIFDITYRGKHTCSQGNNTVLPPKSPDKQEKTHIHNIDIHHAQASQESLPKFRNIMSVNTEKLDNGDTAYPFTFPSTSSGCMKQYNHSFIPLTLENEYFLSDQYQTYLLSPTTPESNYLPSPTFQINEFDGIYNKRYSESDINEIISTNTSATNSPIPDFNFSLDPAEIDPNFPFNTPGFFS